The following is a genomic window from Lentimicrobium sp. L6.
TCCTATCGTATTCAAAACTGAAAATCAAGGAGAAGATTGGGAACAAATTGAAATTGCTTTGGAAGATAATGAAGTGATGAGTGAATACCTTTGGGCTACTAATCAGTTTAATGGTCCAATGTGGCCTCAAGTTACAGAACTTGATGGTGTTGTGGATGCAAATGGCGAACTACAATTATTTGTAAAAGCTACTGGTACTTTCTCTACACATATTGATTCTATTGGATACTCTTATTCTTATAATTTAGATTATATCTATAATCTTGAAATTAATATGGATGGTGTTCAAAATGTTTTTTATGTAGATTCCATTGTTGCTGATGATGTTGAAGCATCTTCTGCCTATTCTTTAGGTGCTGAAGGTTGGGGTTCTAGGCTGCGTGCCACAAGAAGTGCTGATGGGACTGCCGTATTTGCAGTTTGGACTGATACTGAAAATCCAGATAATTATGAAGGTGTGAATGGTGCTCCTAATATTAAGGCTGCTGGTAGATTAGTAAATGGTGGTGATTTCACTGACTTCCCTGTTACTAACTTTACTGCTGACGACTTATATGCTGGATTCTATTTCTTCCAAAACGTGGGTCAGATAAGTGAAATAGAAGGTGATTATATTCACCTACCTGTTGTTACTACTGTAACTCCATCTGAATTTGGTTCTGGAAATGAGTTAACTCCTGTAACTCATAGTTTTGTAAAAGATGTTAAATTCCTTTGGGTAACTGGTGTAGAAGAAGCAAGTACTGTTTCTCATTTTGCTGTAACTCAAAACAGTCCTAACCCATTCTCTGGTTCTACAACTATCCAACTAACTAGCCAGTTAGTAGCTCCAGTGATGATAGAGGTCAGTAACCTCATGGGACAAACTGTTTATACTATGGATGCTGGTATTATTAATCATTCAATGAAAGTTGAATTACCTGCTAGTGACTTACGGTCAGGTGTTTATTATTATACTATAACCATAGGTAATCAAAGTGTATCTAAAA
Proteins encoded in this region:
- a CDS encoding T9SS type A sorting domain-containing protein, whose amino-acid sequence is MKNFLLFSLALSLSFGAMADEKKEAKKSTKMVNSRNKIDLPMSPTQTPPVVASDFNWKGTQSVERVYIGKSANIYSVLLEEQRYLDYNNDLGAYAFTFRTDPATYPEALNSGNIIMATSTDGGSTWADTWMMNTDDPCRYPSGVIYNPDGNTDPNEAFLVSAGGVFNAAWTHNYFASSKVNGQDLTHEIVPVDPSWSGSQIIRNGLQVCSDGVAHIVDSKYQDNGSGYSTEMNIAAWYAEFNSSGFDWDVVDVPVDLALRTDGTTFNFWTFGNAWSNDGSVGYTWMVGVDAELEGESGYSPIVFKTENQGEDWEQIEIALEDNEVMSEYLWATNQFNGPMWPQVTELDGVVDANGELQLFVKATGTFSTHIDSIGYSYSYNLDYIYNLEINMDGVQNVFYVDSIVADDVEASSAYSLGAEGWGSRLRATRSADGTAVFAVWTDTENPDNYEGVNGAPNIKAAGRLVNGGDFTDFPVTNFTADDLYAGFYFFQNVGQISEIEGDYIHLPVVTTVTPSEFGSGNELTPVTHSFVKDVKFLWVTGVEEASTVSHFAVTQNSPNPFSGSTTIQLTSQLVAPVMIEVSNLMGQTVYTMDAGIINHSMKVELPASDLRSGVYYYTITIGNQSVSKKMIVE